Proteins encoded within one genomic window of Arachis ipaensis cultivar K30076 chromosome B08, Araip1.1, whole genome shotgun sequence:
- the LOC107614517 gene encoding lysosomal Pro-X carboxypeptidase, with amino-acid sequence MEKQQHSLIIFIFISTYLISSTHPLMVIPRLSPIPEWETILYNNNFASSSLSSDDVKTFYYNQTLDHFNYRPQSYQTFQQRYLMNFKYWGGANSSAPIFAYLGAEAPIDGSPEGLGFITDNAASFNALLLYIEHRYYGKSIPFGSREEALKNASTIGYFNSAQAIADYAELIIHIKNTYSHKSPVIVFGGSYGGMLASWFRLKYPHVAIGALASSAPILYFDDITPHDGYFSIVTRDFREASETCYQTILKSWSAIERVASQPNGLSILSNKFNTCYPLNNSSDLISYLVSMYASAAQYNHPPTYPVTMICNAIDKAFFENDTLNKIYAGVVAFRGNATCKVNAPQNVSEIIQGWRWQTCSEMVIPIGIGNDSMFTVDPYNFESFANGCQKEFGVTPRPHWVTTYYGGHDITLVLQRFGSNIIFSNGLRDPYSIGGVLNNISDSIIAINTVNGSHCLDILSAKETDPEWLVQQRKKETEIMKGWITQYYADLAALNETWTLFSP; translated from the exons atggaaaaacaacaacatagctTGATCATTTTCATATTCATCTCCACCTATCTTATAAGTTCAACACATCCATTAATGGTGATTCCAAGGCTAAGTCCAATTCCTGAATGGGAAACAATCTTATACAACAATAACTTTGCATCATCATCACTCTCTTCAGATGATGTGAAAACATTTTATTACAACCAAACATTGGATCACTTCAACTATAGGCCTCAGAGTTATCAAACATTTCAACAAAGATATCTAATGAATTTCAAGTATTGGGGTGGTGCCAATTCTAGTGCTCCAATATTTGCATATTTGGGCGCAGAAGCACCCATTGATGGTTCCCCTGAAGGCTTAGGATTTATCACCGACAATGCTGCTTCCTTTAATGCTCTTTTACTATACATAGAG CACCGATACTATGGAAAATCAATACCATTTGGATCAAGGGAAGAAGCATTGAAGAATGCAAGTACTATTGGATATTTCAACTCAGCTCAAGCCATAGCTGACTATGCAGAACTCATCATACATATAAAAAACACATACTCTCACAAGTCTCCTGTAATTGTATTTGGAGGATCATATGGCGGAA TGCTTGCTTCATGGTTTAGACTAAAATACCCTCACGTGGCAATTGGTGCTTTGGCCTCATCAGCTCCAATCCTCTACTTTGATGACATCACGCCACATGACGGATACTTCTCTATTGTCACTAGGGATTTTCGA GAAGCGAGTGAGACATGCTACCAAACTATATTGAAGTCTTGGTCTGCAATTGAAAGAGTAGCTTCTCAGCCAAACGGCCTTTCCATTCTTAGTAACAAATTCAACACCTGCta CCCCTTAAACAACTCTTCGGACTTAATATCGTATTTGGTGTCGATGTATGCTTCAGCAGCTCAGTACAATCATCCACCAACATACCCAGTTACTATGATCTGTAATGCCATAGATAAAGCTTTTTTTGAAAATGATACTTTGAATAAGATATATGCAGGTGTCGTGGCTTTTAGGGGAAATGCCACTTGCAAAGTTAATGCTCCCCAAAATGTATCCGAGATTATCCAGGGTTGGAGGTGGCag ACATGTAGTGAGATGGTGATCCCCATTGGAATAGGAAATGATTCAATGTTCACAGTTGATCCTTACAATTTTGAGAGCTTTGCCAATGGCTGCCAGAAAGAATTTGGTGTCACTCCTCGTCCCCATTGGGTCACTACCTATTATGGAGGCCAT GATATAACATTGGTCCTTCAAAGATTTGGCAGCAACATTATTTTCTCCAATGGGTTAAGAGACCCTTATAGTATTGGCGG AGTTTTGAACAACATTTCAGACAGCATTATTGCTATCAATACAGTTAACG GATCTCATTGCTTGGATATTCTGAGTGCAAAGGAAACTGATCCAGAATGGTTGGTACAACAACGAAAGAAAGAGAccgaaatcatgaaaggatggaTTACACAGTATTATGCTGATCTTGCTGCACTCAATGAGACTTGGACACTCTTCAGTCCTTAG